A stretch of DNA from Flavobacterium lipolyticum:
GAGAACAACGAGGCATTGTTGAGGTTTTTAAATACAGATAATAATAACATTCCTTAAATACATTAATCGATACGAGATTTATAAAAATTAATTAACACCACACTGATCCGATAGATATAAATAGTTAGTACTAACTAAAAAGATTAAAATAATGATACTACAAACCATAATTTTTGGAATAGATTCCAAGAGAATAAGTCATTTTACCAGTATAGAATTGGTACAGGTGATAAACGATCATCATCGATTCGAAATTCGTGTTCCCCATGCCGTTGTCGAAAGTCCTTTGGCCTATACTCTTGAAAATGCTCAGGCCTGGTTAGGTAAAGTGGTACACATCATCCTTGAAGACAAAAACAACTTTTTAGGAGTAGTGACCAATATCGATTTTGATCAGGAAATGGGGCATTCAGGCAACCATATTGTAGTATCAGGTTATTCAAAGACCATCTTGTTGGAGTCCGGTGAAAAGCTGCATTCCTGGGAAGAAATGAATTTAAAAGATATCGTCAAAGAAGCCATAAAAAATGGAGCAGGAGAGCAGCTGCAAAACGAGGTAAACCCTGAATATGCCAGTAAAATGGACTATCAGAATCAATACCTTGAAACCGATTTTCAGTTCATTCAGCGATTGGCAAAACAGTACAACGAATGGTTGTATTATGATGGAGAGAAGTTAATCTTCGGTAAACCTAAAAGTTTTGACAAGCCGATCTCTCTGACCTACAATAGTGATATCTCAAAACTAAAAATATCCGTACAGGCGGTACCAAATAAATTTAGTGCTTTTACTTATAACGAAAGCGCTGACAAACGCTATAGCGCAAAATCAAAAGACACGGTAGGCGGTTTGCCAAAATTAGGCAATGAAGCTTTTGCTGCTTCAAAAGAGGTATTTGCAACACCGGCATTTACACACGGAATAGTGAGTACAGGCGACGATTTGGTTTTAGAATCTTTCTTAAAAAAGAAACAGGAAAGTGCCGCTGCCGATACCAATTATGTTTCGGCAACTACTAAAAATACCAAATTAAAAATTGGAAGTATAGTCAACATAAAATCTAGTGTTTTAGAAAACGAAAGTATGATAACACAAGAAGTAGGCTCTTATATTATTACCGAAATTAGCCACTATGCGACCCATTTGGGAGAATACGAAAATAACTTCAGAGCGATACCTTCAAAAGTATTGAGTCTTCCGGAACCCGATGTCGCTTATCCAATAGCACAAACACAGCAAGCTCTGGTAGAAAGTAATACGGATCCTAAAAATAAAGGAAGAATTAGAGTGCAAATGCTTTGGCAGCAAGGTACTTCTATGAAAACAGCCTGGCTTCGTGTTCTAACTCCGGATGCAGGAAGCAGCGGAAAAGTAGCAAGTAACAGAGGAATGGTATTTATACCCGATGTAGGGGATCATGTTATGGTTCATTTCCGTTATGGAGATCCAAACAGACCTTTCATTTTGGGAAGCGTATTTCATGGAAAAAGTGGCGGAGGCGGTGGTCAGGATAACAACAAAAGAAGCTTTGCAACCAGAGGAGGCACTTCTTTAGTTTTAGATGAAGGAGATAATAGTTTTACCGCAACAGATCCAAGTGGTAATATGATAAAACTTAATGGTGACGGGACCATGACCATTTATGCACCAAACAAAATTGACGTTTTGTCGAAAGAAATTAACATTCTTGCTGATGAAAAGGTAAATATAAATGGTATAAATGAGGTCAATGTCGACAGTAAAAAAATAGTAGCTGTTGGTACGGATGAGGTGAGTGTGAAAAGTGACACTCAAATCGGTAATGAAGCGCCAAGTATCAATATAAAAGGAAAAAATACCATTTTGGCAGAAGGAAAGGTTGTTGACATAGACGGTAAAACAATGACCAATGTTAAAGGTGGAGTGGTGAACTTAAATTAGAATTTAAAAATGCATAATACGCACAATCCTATCGCTGTAAGAGTCGAGAACATTCAGAAAATCTGGAACAAAACCCGAAAAGAAAAGCCAAAAGCTAAAGTATTCAGTATGGTTTGTTTTAAGGATGATTTTCCTTTATTGGATGCTTTCATTCACTTAGAATCTTCTGCCTATGGTAAATCTGAAGATTCGTTTGTTGCTTTTGTTGTTGATTTTGATGATAAAAAAGATTTTTACAGCACGATCATAGAGCAATGGATTGTAACTTTTGAAGAAGACCTGAAAAAAAATCCCAATTGGAATTGGAAAGACTTTGCCACTTTTAAAGAAATACTTCCCGAAATTAATCAGCTTAGTATTGAAAGTCTGAAGGAATTCTACATCAAAATGCTCATTAGTTTTAAAGAATTTGAAGCAAAAACAGGAAATCTTTTGATCGTAAGTTTATTAGTAAAAAAAGTAAGCAATGCCGATTTGTTGACCGAAAGTCTGAATGAACTGGCCGTTTTATTGCCGGAAAATATAGGTTTTCTGTTTTTGGATTATCAGGAAAGACAGCAGTATCGCGATGTAGTTTTTGCAGCAAAGGAAAACGGAACCATTATAGAAATTCCAAATCAGGAAATAAACAAAGCTTACAAAGAAATAGCTGCACAAGGAAATCCAAATGATCCACAGGTGCGATACCGAAAATGTTTGTTTGAAATTGGTGAGGCAGCAAAAAATAAAAAACAGGAGAAAGTAAAAAAACTGGGTAATGAGCTTATCGACATTAGTAAGAGTACCGGAGAAACCAGTTTTTGGGCTTCGTCTTATTTAATTTATGCCAGTTTTTTATTTCAATTTAAAGACGAGAAGGAGCTTATTCATCAACTATTGGATAAGGGAATTAAAATAACAACTCCGTTTTATAAAGAGAAAGAAGATGTTGCTGGAATTTTAATGCAGCTATTAGTTTACAAAGGTTCACATCACAGCATTATCGGAAATACAGATACGGCGATTGATTATTTTTTAAAACAAGTGGCAATTGCTAAGGAAATAAATCAGGAAATGCAGGTGATCAACGGGTACAATTATGCATTGCTGCTGGCTGCCAAGAAAAAAGGAAGTAGATATACCGAAATTTTAAATGATGCTTTTGAGTACGGATACGCACTAACCGACGAAACCCTTAAAATCGTCAACTTTACTTTTATTGCTG
This window harbors:
- a CDS encoding type VI secretion system Vgr family protein → MILQTIIFGIDSKRISHFTSIELVQVINDHHRFEIRVPHAVVESPLAYTLENAQAWLGKVVHIILEDKNNFLGVVTNIDFDQEMGHSGNHIVVSGYSKTILLESGEKLHSWEEMNLKDIVKEAIKNGAGEQLQNEVNPEYASKMDYQNQYLETDFQFIQRLAKQYNEWLYYDGEKLIFGKPKSFDKPISLTYNSDISKLKISVQAVPNKFSAFTYNESADKRYSAKSKDTVGGLPKLGNEAFAASKEVFATPAFTHGIVSTGDDLVLESFLKKKQESAAADTNYVSATTKNTKLKIGSIVNIKSSVLENESMITQEVGSYIITEISHYATHLGEYENNFRAIPSKVLSLPEPDVAYPIAQTQQALVESNTDPKNKGRIRVQMLWQQGTSMKTAWLRVLTPDAGSSGKVASNRGMVFIPDVGDHVMVHFRYGDPNRPFILGSVFHGKSGGGGGQDNNKRSFATRGGTSLVLDEGDNSFTATDPSGNMIKLNGDGTMTIYAPNKIDVLSKEINILADEKVNINGINEVNVDSKKIVAVGTDEVSVKSDTQIGNEAPSINIKGKNTILAEGKVVDIDGKTMTNVKGGVVNLN